The region AATTTTTAGCTAATTAGCTTGCTCTAATTTTCCCTTTACAAATTAAATTGCTTTAGCTTTGAGTTTATAGATAAAGCAATTTTTCTAATAAGTGAGTTATTATGAAGTGGTATATCAAAGTACTAGAGCCTGTTTTAAATAAAATTATTCATGAGCAAAGAGATGAAGCAAGGGAATTTTTGGCAGTATGTTTATATGTTTTTAATACCTTTGATAATAATCCAGAATTAGAATTTTATTTAGGTCCTATCGAATAATTGCATAAAAAGTTTGCTAATTATAAAGATAACTCCCTGCCTTTAGACGAATTTGCTACCTATCTATTGCCCTTATTAATGGTAATGATAGTAGTGTTTGGAATATAGATATTATGGAGTCTTTTGAGAAAGTTATTCTTTTAAGTAATGAGAAATCCTTTCTGCGCAATATATCTATCAAATCCTTAGAACAATGGGAAAGGGCCTTGCTTAAAGATTTAAACTTTAATGTACAAGTTGATGAAGATGAAGCTATTCGACTATTACAACCTCATAAAATTGATCTACCGCTAAAATGACAAGCTTATATAATATTTAGACAGGCTCAAACGATACAAGACAATAATCAGTCACTAGAGCTTGAAGATATAAAATCGGTAAATGAAGTAAAACTTAACCTGACAAAAAACGAGTTACATCATGCTATAAATACTATTTTAGGGCAGCATGAACCGCAACGACCTATGATTGAAAATTTTATTAAGCTAATGGCGTATTGTTTTGATTTAACAATTGAAGGCCAGAAAATAAAACATCGTCTACCTTTTTTTAAACAATTATGCCAAATGAAGCAGGTGCTGCAAAACACTTAATTGACGTATTAAAAGGAAAAAACAAGCTCATTTTAAACAAGCAGATCAAGATGTGCTAATGGAAAATACTAATTTAGTATTAACTATAAAAGATGCGTTAAGTTACCTTGATGCAGATTACCTTGAGCAATTAAAAAAGGCTTTAAATATGAAGTCGACTCTTGAATCATTACATCAATTAACTGAATTTATAATGACTGAAGAGTCTAATCATACGCCAAAAGTCACTCACTAATTCAAACCTCTTTAGCCGCTTTATTGATTGGGCACATTACCCTTTGTTTATTCATCCCATATTGGCGCTAGCTCTACAGGATTAATAAAGCGTTGCGCCTTATCGCCAATTGCTGCTATTGCCATCATATCCTCTTCTATGATTTCAAAATCAAAAATAGCGGCATTAGAGGTGATACGTTCTTTGTGGGTTGATCTTATCAAAGACGGAATGCCTAATTGATAAAGCCAGCGGAAAATAATTTGAGGCACGTCTTTTTCATATTTTTTTGCTAACGTTATTAAAATAGGCTCCTTTAATAATTGCCCTTGTGCTAATGATGAATGAGCAATAATGCCAAGTTGCTTCGCTTTAGCAAATTCAATCACTTTTGGCTGTTGTAATAACGGATGGAATTCTATTTGATTAATGAGAAGTGGAACCTTTGTAAGCTCAAGAGATTGTGCCATTTGGGCAATTGGAAAGTTACTCACACCAATATACTTTGTATATCCTTGTTTTTGCACCTCGTTTAGGGCTGCTATTGTTTCTGCTAAAGGCACTAACGGTGTAGGCCAATGCAGGAGTAATAAATCAACATAGTCTGTTTTAAGCTTAGAAAGGCTTGTTAAAACAGAAGGTAGAAATTCTTTTTCGGTAAAATTATCAATCCATACTTTGGTGGTAATAAATAATTCTCTACGATTTATCTGAGTATCTGCAATAGCTTGCCCAACTTCTTCCTCATTGCCATAGATTTGAGCGGTATCAATGTGTCTATAACCTTGATCGATTGCGTAAATAATATTATTAATGAGCTCTTTTCCATTAAGTTGAAAAGTACCAAACCCAATAGCAGGAATTGAACTCTGTTTAAAATTTATCGTATTCATAAAATGCCTTATTTAAAAAGTTAATCTAATGTTTCTAACATTGCGACATCGTAAGAATCCATGTTAGCCGCGGTTTTGATGCGTTTAACCAAATCAGGATTAGCAATAAAGGGTCTACCAAAAGCAATTAAATCAAATTGATGGGCAGCCATTTGTTCAATAGCTTTGTGTATGGTATAGCTGCCGCTGGCAATTAAATGTCCATTAAAGTGCGTGCGCATAAATTCAGTCATTGTTTCATCATTAAGTTCAGGAAAACGAGTTGCATCATCGAAATTACCGGTATGAAGGTAAGCAATATTCTTGTCACTTAATTTGGTTAATAAATATTGAAAAACTTCAGCGTCGCGGTTGTCACCTACAATCTCATTTAAGTAAGCGCCAGGCGATAGCCTAATTCCTACGCGCTCAGGTCCAATTTCTGCTATACAAGCATCAACAATTTCTAAGGCAAATCTAGCAAGGTTTTCTGGTTTATCACCGTAATCATCTTGACGCTTATTAGTTGAGTAATGTAAAAATTGATCAATTAAATAACCATTAGCGCCATGTATTTCAATGCCATCAAAACCAGCTTCTAAAGCCTTTTTAGCAGCTGTTGCATAACTACTTACTAATTCCTGGATTTCCAAATAGGAAAGCGCTCTTGATTTACCATAATATAGCTCACCATCAGCCCTGCGCACCCGGCCACTCATTTGGGTTTCCGAGGCAGAAACGGGTAATGAGCCATCTAAAAAAATAGGATGAGAGACACGGCCAACATGCCAAATTTGTAAAAAGATTTTACCACCTTTTTGATGGACAGCTTGGGTAACTTGCTGCCAGCCTTTTACTTGCTCTTTAGTATAAATACCAGGTGTATTGCTATAGCCTCGACCATCGGGACGAATAATAGTACCTTCCGTAATAATTAATCCTGCCTCTGCGCGCCTTGCATAATAGGCTGCCATTTCTGCGGTAGGAATTAAATTATCTGTTGCTTTATTGCGTGTCATAGGTGCCATAACAATACGGTTTCTGAGTTCGATTTTGTCGTTAAGCTTAAACGGTTTTAAAAGAATATTAGTCATTGGCCTCTCCTCATTTATTTCTAAATATCGCAAATTTTCGATGTAATAGATTAAAAAATTTTATATTCTGGTCTTAAGCTCCTGGATAAATTGCTCGATAAACGGTTGATTTAATTTACAATAAGTCCATTGCCCCCGGCGCTCCATGGTAATAAGACCTGCTTGATGTAACTGAGCTAAATAAGCTGATATAGTCGATTGTGATAAACCAGCTTTTTTTTCAATAAGTCCTACACATACCCCATCTATACTCACGTCACAGTGCGAGGAGCTAAAATACTTAGCAGGCTCCTTTAACCATTCAAGAATTTGCAAGCGTCTTTCATTAGAAAGGGCTTTTAATACAAGTACAATATTCATATTATTATTATATCGTAATTTTGCGATATGTCAATATATTGTAAACTAGGAGATTTAATTTAACCTATTAATGGTTAAAATCAATTACAAAATCTTCAACAGTGTGTTTAGAGGGGTCATATTTGCAACGGTTTGTATAATTTAAATTTCTGCCATACACATGTAATGAAATCGCTATGACATCAGCAATATTAACGACACTATGAATTTGATCGGCTTTTATAGCAATGACTTCACCTGGATGACAAATAACAGGCGGCTCCTGCCGTTTAAGATCAGCATAGCCAGGAATAGAACCATCATCAAGTCGTGTCCAAAAGTAATTTTTCTCAATCCCACTAATACAGCCAACTACCGCCCAAGTGCAGTGATCATGGGGGGCAATTTCACAGCCAGGTTGCCAAGCGACCAAATTTACTGCCATGTCATGATTAGGTTCTTCATAGAGTAACCACGATTTGAAACCTTTAGGAGTATTAACTATTGTAAATTGCTCTTCTAGCCAATCGCTCTTTTGAACCCATTGTTGCATTAACGATTGTACTTTTTTCATATCCAAAAAAGTACCTTGCCCTTTTATATTTAAAGCTTTTAAGTCATTAATAAAGGGAGCTAAAGCGGGTAAAATAAGATTTATCATATTTTAACATTTTCAATAGCCTTAATGTGGAGCATAGCAGAAATACAATAGATTGCATGATAAAAAGCAAAATCCTATTTGATTACCTTAAAATGCTTTACAATGAGCATGCTTATTAAATGTAGTTGTTAATTTTTAAACCTCTATCTAACTTAACTAAGTATTAAAATAAGGTTTTATCTAAATAGCCAATAAAAGAATAATTATGGACAACAATTATTTAAAAAATACTTCTCTTACGTATCGTGCCGATATTGATGGTTTACGGGCGCTAGCGGTTATCTCGGTGGTAGGATTCCATGCTCTTCCCCATAGTTTACCTGGAGGATTTATTGGTGTTGATATTTTTTTTGTCATTTCAGGTTTTTTAATTTCTACTATTTTATTTAAAAATTTAGAAAACAACCATTTTAGTCTACAAGACTTTTATGCTAAACGAATCAGAAGGATATTTCCTGCGTTATTAACCGTTTTAGTTAGCTGCTTAATATTTGGTTGGATCGTTTTATTTGCATCAGAGTTTCAACAATTAGGCAAACACATTGCCGCAGGTGCAGGTTTTGTTTCTAACTATATACTGTGGCAAGAAGCCGGTTATTTTGATAATGCTGCCCATTACAAGCCGTTGCTACACTTATGGAGCTTAGGCATAGAAGAACAATTCTACTTGATTTGGCCACTCTTATTATGGATTGTTTTTAAAGCACGTTTAAATACCTTGGCCATCTTAGTTTTTATTATTCTTATTTCATTTAGTCTTAATATTAAGATGATTCATCAAGATACTATTGCTACGTTTTATGCACCGCAAACTCGATTTTGGGAATTAATCTGTGGCAGTTTATTAGCTTGGATAAATCTATATAAACAAACAGAATGTGAAAAAATTAAGTTTGGTTTGCAATCCCGATTAGCAACTATTTTTAAGCCTAATTCTTTCCTTGCCACCCCTAACCTTATCAACCATCTCTTAGCGTTCGTAGGCTTGGCTTTAATTATTTATGCTCATTTTAAAGTTAAAAAAACATTTCCTTTTCCTGGCGGCTGGGCAGTTTTGCCTTGTGCAGGAACGATATTATTAATTGCTGCTGGTTCAAAAGCTTGGCTAAATCGTACCTTGTTAGCAAATCGCTTTTTAGTCTGGATAGGTTTAATTAGCTTTCCTCTTTATTTATGGCATTGGCCTATCATATCTTTTATAAAAATTACTGAGCCATCGCCAAGTAAACAATTATGTTTGTTCGGCGTAAGCGTAGCTATTCTTTTAGCTTGGCTAACCTATCAATTTATTGAAAGACCAATGCGATTTGGTGCTTATAGACGAAAAAAAACAATTACTTTAATTATTTTAATGAGTTTTATAGCAGGTGTAGGCGGATTTATTTATAAGCAATCTGGATTAGTCTTTAAATCAACACAAGTGAGTAAGTTCGTTGACTTGCTTAACAATCCTCTTCCATCAGTTGAGGATTTTGAGTGCGGGCAATTAATACCTACATTTAAGCAAAATGCATCTGGTGTAGGGTGTAAGCTATCTAAAAATACCTTGCCTGATATTATGTTTATTGGTGATTCCCATACAGGACATTATCGCAATGCGATTTGGCAGCAATTTTCTAATCACTCTGTGTTATTTATTGTCGAGCCAATGTGTCTTCCTTTTTCCACGCATCACTTTTTAAAAGGTGAGTGTCGAAAAAAATTTGAGGCTATTTTAGAATTTATAAAGACAAACGGAAGTGTTAAAAAAGTTTATTTATCCGGTTATTGGTCTTATCTCATGACCGGTGGCTTTGCTATTCAAAAGGATCATTGGCGACAAGCAAAACCTCTTACTCTTAAAAAAGCACTAAGTTTTCAAGAAAATGGTCGACATTTAATTTCAACCATTTTGGCCGCTAATAAGGAAGTTATCTTTTTAAAAGATATCCCTGACTTAGATTTTAATATTAATACCTGCTTTAAATTAAGGCCTCTTCGTTTATCTTTTCGTCCCCTGCGTACCAATTGTTGGATGGATTTTGCCAGCTATCAAAAACGAATAGCACCTTATGATAAGGTTATTGATAATTTATTAAGCGAGTTTCCTCAAGTTAAGTTGTTTGATCCGCGCCCTTTATTTTGTTCAGACAATAAATGCTATGCACGGGATGCTGAACTACCCTATTACTTTAATGGTGATCATTTAAATCATTATGGCGCAGAGTATGTGTTTAAAAATATGCAAAATTTAATAAGCTAGTGGTGAGCGCCACTAGCTGTAAGTATTGGTGTTTTAAATTAATCGCCCAGAGTATGTTGATATTGCTCTAAACTTTCATCCAAGCTTGCTGCATCTGTTAAGGCTGCAACATTTTCTTTGGTAAAAAACCCATCAAAGCCATGACATCGTTCAACATATTCGGTAATTAATAAGGAATATTGTGAATGCTTAGAAAATATTTGTTTTAAGTCAGGCACATCTGTACAGGCACCAAATACTTGAGCTAAAAATTTAATGGGTAAATTACTTTTTAAAGTGTCAACGACATAATCAATATTTTTTGTGCCTGGGCTATGATCGCCATCACTTATTTCATAAGCGATATGATGCATGCGTCGGCCATAGTTACGTACAAATGTTTCCG is a window of Legionella busanensis DNA encoding:
- a CDS encoding aldo/keto reductase, whose product is MNTINFKQSSIPAIGFGTFQLNGKELINNIIYAIDQGYRHIDTAQIYGNEEEVGQAIADTQINRRELFITTKVWIDNFTEKEFLPSVLTSLSKLKTDYVDLLLLHWPTPLVPLAETIAALNEVQKQGYTKYIGVSNFPIAQMAQSLELTKVPLLINQIEFHPLLQQPKVIEFAKAKQLGIIAHSSLAQGQLLKEPILITLAKKYEKDVPQIIFRWLYQLGIPSLIRSTHKERITSNAAIFDFEIIEEDMMAIAAIGDKAQRFINPVELAPIWDE
- a CDS encoding alkene reductase, which translates into the protein MTNILLKPFKLNDKIELRNRIVMAPMTRNKATDNLIPTAEMAAYYARRAEAGLIITEGTIIRPDGRGYSNTPGIYTKEQVKGWQQVTQAVHQKGGKIFLQIWHVGRVSHPIFLDGSLPVSASETQMSGRVRRADGELYYGKSRALSYLEIQELVSSYATAAKKALEAGFDGIEIHGANGYLIDQFLHYSTNKRQDDYGDKPENLARFALEIVDACIAEIGPERVGIRLSPGAYLNEIVGDNRDAEVFQYLLTKLSDKNIAYLHTGNFDDATRFPELNDETMTEFMRTHFNGHLIASGSYTIHKAIEQMAAHQFDLIAFGRPFIANPDLVKRIKTAANMDSYDVAMLETLD
- a CDS encoding ArsR/SmtB family transcription factor; this translates as MNIVLVLKALSNERRLQILEWLKEPAKYFSSSHCDVSIDGVCVGLIEKKAGLSQSTISAYLAQLHQAGLITMERRGQWTYCKLNQPFIEQFIQELKTRI
- a CDS encoding cysteine dioxygenase family protein; amino-acid sequence: MINLILPALAPFINDLKALNIKGQGTFLDMKKVQSLMQQWVQKSDWLEEQFTIVNTPKGFKSWLLYEEPNHDMAVNLVAWQPGCEIAPHDHCTWAVVGCISGIEKNYFWTRLDDGSIPGYADLKRQEPPVICHPGEVIAIKADQIHSVVNIADVIAISLHVYGRNLNYTNRCKYDPSKHTVEDFVIDFNH
- a CDS encoding acyltransferase family protein yields the protein MDNNYLKNTSLTYRADIDGLRALAVISVVGFHALPHSLPGGFIGVDIFFVISGFLISTILFKNLENNHFSLQDFYAKRIRRIFPALLTVLVSCLIFGWIVLFASEFQQLGKHIAAGAGFVSNYILWQEAGYFDNAAHYKPLLHLWSLGIEEQFYLIWPLLLWIVFKARLNTLAILVFIILISFSLNIKMIHQDTIATFYAPQTRFWELICGSLLAWINLYKQTECEKIKFGLQSRLATIFKPNSFLATPNLINHLLAFVGLALIIYAHFKVKKTFPFPGGWAVLPCAGTILLIAAGSKAWLNRTLLANRFLVWIGLISFPLYLWHWPIISFIKITEPSPSKQLCLFGVSVAILLAWLTYQFIERPMRFGAYRRKKTITLIILMSFIAGVGGFIYKQSGLVFKSTQVSKFVDLLNNPLPSVEDFECGQLIPTFKQNASGVGCKLSKNTLPDIMFIGDSHTGHYRNAIWQQFSNHSVLFIVEPMCLPFSTHHFLKGECRKKFEAILEFIKTNGSVKKVYLSGYWSYLMTGGFAIQKDHWRQAKPLTLKKALSFQENGRHLISTILAANKEVIFLKDIPDLDFNINTCFKLRPLRLSFRPLRTNCWMDFASYQKRIAPYDKVIDNLLSEFPQVKLFDPRPLFCSDNKCYARDAELPYYFNGDHLNHYGAEYVFKNMQNLIS